The following coding sequences are from one Ctenopharyngodon idella isolate HZGC_01 chromosome 17, HZGC01, whole genome shotgun sequence window:
- the LOC127498289 gene encoding tudor domain-containing 6 isoform X1, with amino-acid sequence MCSIPGLPEVGSNLTVHIARVSLNPHTIFVEFGGNLNHRQEAIELYQQLKDIEVLRKQQQTFEGKPGEVCLIYEDRAWYRARILSKSEHEYKMFLIDDGKLLWASSKVLTKGPRNLCSLPPKVELCILASVSPLCLESAWSQAASDFIRSLCGKNISGCVQDVIMPSRIILLDIPSISKQMYELGFARKMPHEDFKSLVMHSLHLPRNPSIQTDVATTDDQQEQASDPDKLHQYLYPELLPGTIEIVSVTQVVHPLKVFCKLHVFSQELKKLSDQLHEYYEDTFSAQMPVPLSDGSPCATKGSDGNWYRSVLQQNNISDVVKVFHVDYGIGDFVKLCNIRPLYARFFQLPVVTYACSLHGVIDKGIGWRTDQIDYLKSVVLNQILVGKFEHFSVNEGVYYVTLYGNDSVNVNNTFGHRERCLSVTERICGDPTLETLNKVTCKYSYDRNVSVHSLHSPDLTRCSNSLEDVTVVRPSKTKEIQPTEVGHSPNIGAAPPLQSGAYVDSPHKIEVGAKEKVRITCVQSVNQFYGHFAQNTDTVKKMTKDIQQLCRKQLQTKFSICPKMMCLAKYADGQWHRGQIESTHPKILVQFVDYGDLVILDKSDILPLPPKASAIASTPIQAVQFELFNVTLPEPCEINDWFRNYATDCMFTVIVKQNTLGKLSVEMYDEKTNLNLKIKEQWNKTKRNIGKGTDKNCTFKESSEAVESRGLRHNLSTASQAHEKTSKKVTKPVVQGTLEQNFQSVTSHATGHSRARPNFLKQQVTCRYPKLTDLPSRALDAGYVSDIYVSHCNSPSSFFVQLTSDEDEIFSLLDKLNSAQLSDAQVELNLLQSGDLVRAEYPADGAWYRAVVQNKRDGMVEVQFIDFGNEVTLLPLKVRQLGKQFLSTPRLSIHCKLEDGWRRGKRDWTQEEIMTFKKAAGENGEKKIQCKFIREDVSTWLVSLEHQGVVLGGPLFNDALKSGAQTESQMCCNEDTQPLTFKEPALTQGQIVEAYASSIDGPNYFWCQFKNSEELDKVSLLAQEIGNCSRTKPIQPDQLRQGGLCIACFSDQLWYRAQVINTHDKTVSVLFIDYGNESEIDLNFIKSLPTKLLESPPQAFLCQLEVLGSVDGTWSDTAANTFFELLVDEPLKVTIQKMVMSSDLPKRPQYSVLVECKGLIVNDFMKDSWCDPKPQVCSKVSVAAKTKPSAGMDNFVVTSSEYVQKDETESNQEVQRHDRCQLECVAAKTQDQSITNTMSTEEDGNRIVSDLSAQCLPQVGDLPPRVIEPGTVSEVYISHINSLTHFFVQLAEDENTLFSLSELLNSPQPSEKDEVNAFSVQQGSLVKAMFPEDDSWYRAVVKDTAENGNIQVEFIDFGNEATVSPFEIRLLDERLLSYPRFSIHCSCSVDDRFKTQGMKEQICIFKKIFGDTGENTLSCKFIKEDVITWEVKMTPSGSSSDSLSEKWDNLDLNALLADSKPVKETFQLLFKKPDVSLGQTVEAFASCIVGPNYFWCQFSNSEILDQITHVAQEYGNSSETEPILLDNLDPGSLCLARFSDDQMWYRAQVTNKCTNTVSVLFVDFGNESETSEGSVKALPCDLLENPPQAFLCQLEGFDLSSGSWDSVSTDNFYELIVDKPLKVTVHCIANTLDPNSPPYYVTVESPQCLVNELMAKFFSNSVQHNQNSVEVIESLEQSTASTSVDQPVSEDKTSVNLATSTEENHTSEPYCAEQHGGNKIKLLEANDELDDVPENKVDDQFGGDVIAATTNSDDIANDPTRTNSVLEIQEVCQESDNGVPVGSAEPMLLHTEENGKDMENSEKGIPMIPSRSSDWVAGLENQKLPMVCTEDSCDSVKCISK; translated from the exons ATGTGTTCAATACCTGGTTTGCCAGAAGTTGGATCCAATTTGACTGTTCATATTGCAAGAGTCTCTTTAAACCCACACACTATCTTTGTGGAATTTGGAGGGAATTTAAATCATAGACAAGAGGCCATTGAATTATATCAACAACTAAAAGACATAGAAGTCCTTAGGAAACAGCAGCAAACTTTTGAAGGCAAACCTGGAGAAGTATGCTTAATATATGAAGATAGAGCTTGGTACAGAGCAAGGATACTTTCAAAATCTGAACATGAATACAAGATGTTCCTAATTGATGACGGTAAATTACTTTGGGCCTCAAGCAAAGTTTTGACAAAAGGTCCACGCAACCTTTGCAGTCTGCCTCCCAAAGTAGAGCTTTGTATACTGGCCAGTGTGTCACCTCTATGTCTTGAGAGTGCATGGTCTCAGGCCGCTTCAGATTTCATCAGATCTTTGTGTGGGAAAAACATCTCTGGGTGTGTTCAGGATGTGATAATGCCTTCAAGAATCATTCTCCTTGACATTCCAAGCATATCCAAACAAATGTATGAACTTGGATTTGCTAGAAAGATGCCTCATGAAGACTTTAAAAGCCTTGTAATGCATTCACTGCATTTGCCAAGAAATCCTTCCATACAGACAGATGTTGCAACTACAGATGATCAGCAGGAGCAAGCCAGTGACCCTGACAAGTTGCATCAATACTTGTATCCAGAGTTGTTGCCTGGAACAATTGAGATTGTAAGTGTAACACAAGTTGTTCATCCGTTGAAAGTCTTTTGCAAGCTGCATGTCTTTTCACAAGAGCTCAAGAAATTAAGTGATCAGCTCCATGAATACTATGAAGATACATTCTCTGCTCAGATGCCAGTGCCGCTGTCTGATGGGTCTCCATGTGCTACCAAAGGAAGTGATGGCAATTGGTATCGATCTGTACTTCAGCAGAACAACATCTCTGATGTTGTCAAGGTCTTTCATGTTGATTATGGAATTGGAGATTTCGTTAAACTCTGCAATATCAGACCCTTATATGCAAGGTTCTTCCAATTGCCAGTTGTCACCTATGCATGCTCTCTACATGGTGTCATTGACAAAGGGATTGGATGGAGGACCGATCAGATAGATTATCTGAAGTCTGTTGTACTCAATCAAATCCTTGTTGGAAAATTTGAGCATTTCAGTGTGAATGAGGGTGTTTATTATGTAACGCTTTATggaaatgacagtgtgaatgtgaACAACACATTTGGCCACAGAGAGCGGTGTTTGTCAGTGACTGAGAGGATTTGTGGTGATCCAACTCTTGAGACTCTAAACAAAGTGACATGCAAGTATTCGTATGACAGAAATGTGTCTGTACATTCTCTCCATTCACCTGATTTAACCAGGTGCTCCAATTCTCTTGAAGATGTCACTGTAGTCAGACCTTCCAAAACTAAAGAAATACAACCCACAGAGGTAGGGCACTCACCGAATATTGGTGCTGCTCCACCCCTTCAAAGTGGTGCATATGTTGATTCACCACACAAAATTGAAGTGGGTGCAAAGGAGAAGGTACGAATAAcctgtgtccaaagtgtcaacCAGTTCTATGGCCATTTTGCACAAAATACTGATACGGTTAAGAAAATGACCAAAGATATTCAACAACTGTGTCGCAAGCAACTACAAACAAAGTTTTCAATTTGCCCTAAGATGATGTGTCTTGCTAAATATGCAGATGGGCAGTGGCACAGAGGACAAATTGAATCCACGCATCCAAAAATACTTGTCCAATTTGTAGACTATGGTGACTTGGTGATTTTGGATAAATCTGATATTCTACCACTTCCTCCGAAGGCTAGTGCGATTGCATCCACTCCCATTCAGGCTGTTCAGTTTGAACTTTTCAATGTAACATTACCTGAGCCATGTGAGATTAATGACTGGTTCAGAAACTACGCTACAGACTGCATGTTCACTGTCATCGTGAAACAAAATACCTTGGGCAAACTATCAGTGGAGATGTATGATGAGAAAACAAACctcaacttaaaaattaaagAGCAGTGGAACAAGACCAAAAGAAACATCGGCAAAGGAACCGATAAGAATTGTACCTTTAAAGAGTCTTCAGAAGCAGTGGAGTCTAGAGGGTTAAGACATAATTTAAGCACTGCATCACAAGCACATGAGAAAACTTCTAAGAAAGTCACGAAACCAGTTGTTCAAGGCACATTGGAACAAAACTTCCAGTCTGTTACTAGTCACGCAACTGGACACAGTAGAGCTAGGCCAAATTTTTTAAAGCAACAAGTGACTTGTCGTTATCCAAAGCTCACCGATCTTCCCTCAAGAGCCTTGGATGCAGGATATGTTTCAGACATCTATGTTTCTCACTGCAATAGTCCATCAAGTTTCTTTGTACAATTGACAAGTGATGAAGATGAAATATTTTCCCTTCTCGACAAACTTAATTCTGCTCAGTTAAGTGATGCACAAGTTGAACTAAACTTGTTGCAGTCAGGTGACCTGGTGAGAGCTGAATATCCTGCTGATGGGGCCTGGTATCGTGCTGTTGTTCAAAACAAGAGAGATGGCATGGTTGAAGTGCAGTTTATTGATTTTGGGAATGAGGTGACACTTCTGCCCCTTAAAGTGCGGCAACTTGGCAAGCAGTTCCTTAGCACCCCCAGGCTCAGTATTCATTGCAAGCTTGAGGATGGTTGGAGAAGAGGAAAAAGAGATTGGACCCAGGAAGAGATAATGACATTCAAAAAGGCAGCAGGTGAAAATGGTGAGAAGAAAATTCAATGCAAGTTTATCAGAGAGGACGTATCTACTTGGCTTGTCAGTTTAGAACACCAGGGTGTTGTATTGGGAGGGCCTTTGTTTAATGATGCTCTCAAATCAGGTGCTCAGACTGAATCACAAATGTGCTGCAATGAAGATACCCAGCCGTTAACATTCAAGGAACCAGCTTTAACTCAAGGACAAATTGTAGAAGCATATGCTTCATCTATTGATGGACCAAATTACTTCTGGTGCCAGTTCAAAAACTCAGAGGAACTTGACAAAGTCTCCCTGCTTGCACAAGAAATTGGAAACTGTAGTCGAACAAAACCAATTCAGCCAGATCAGTTACGGCAAGGAGGACTGTGCATAGCATGCTTTTCTGACCAGCTGTGGTACCGTGCACAGGTTATCAATACACATGATAAAACAGTCTCTGTTCTTTTTATAGATTATGGAAATGAGTCTGAAATCGATCTGAACTTCATTAAGTCCCTGCCGACCAAGCTCCTGGAAAGCCCGCCACAAGCATTTCTTTGTCAGTTAGAAGTTTTGGGGTCCGTTGATGGCACTTGGAGTGACACTGCagctaatacattttttgagCTTCTAGTGGATGAACCTTTGAAAGTGACTATTCAGAAAATGGTAATGTCCTCTGACCTTCCAAAGCGTCCTCAGTACAGTGTCCTTGTTGAATGTAAAGGGCTAATTGTTAATGATTTTATGAAAGATTCCTGGTGTGACCCCAAACCTCAAGTCTGTAGCAAAGTAAGTGTGGCCGCTAAAACAAAACCCTCTGCAGGTATGGACAATTTTGTAGTAACAAGCTCTGAATACGTTCAGAAAGATGAAACTGAATCAAATCAAGAAGTTCAACGCCATGATAGATGTCAGTTAGAATGTGTTGCAGCCAAGACCCAAGACCAAAGCATTACGAACACAATGTCTACTGAAGAAGATGGAAACAGAATAGTTTCTGATCTATCAGCGCAGTGTTTACCTCAAGTTGGAGATCTTCCTCCTCGTGTGATAGAACCTGGTACAGTGTCTGAAGTGTATATTTCACACATCAACAGCCTGACACATTTTTTTGTGCAACTGGCAGAGGATGAGAATACATTATTCTCCCTCAGCGAGCTATTGAATTCCCCTCAGCCATCTGAGAAAGATGAAGTGAATGCATTCAGTGTTCAGCAGGGAAGTTTGGTGAAGGCCATGTTTCCTGAAGATGATTCCTGGTATCGTGCTGTTGTGAAGGACACTGCTGAAAATGGCAATATTCAGGTAGAGTTCATAGATTTTGGAAATGAGGCAACTGTATCTCCCTTTGAAATTCGCCTACTTGATGAGCGGCTACTGTCATACCCAAGGTTCAGCATTCACTGCAGCTGTAGTGTAGATGATCGATTCAAGACTCAGGGAATGAAGGAGCAGATATGTATCTTCAAAAAAATATTCGGTGATACTGGTGAGAACACTCTCTCTTGCAAATTTATCAAAGAAGATGTCATCACTTGGGAAGTTAAAATGACTCCCAGTGGCAGCTCATCAGATTCGTTGAGTGAGAAATGGGATAATTTAGACTTGAATGCATTACTGGCAGATTCCAAACCTGTGAAGGAGACATTCCAACTGCTCTTCAAGAAACCAGATGTGTCTTTAGGACAGACGGTAGAAGCTTTTGCATCGTGCATTGTTGGACCAAATTATTTCTGGTGCCAGTTTTCAAACTCTGAAATACTTGATCAAATCACCCACGTTGCCCAAGAATATGGAAACTCTAGTGAGACGGAGCCAATTCTGCTGGATAATTTGGATCCTGGAAGCCTGTGCTTGGCTCGTTTCTCAGATGATCAGATGTGGTATCGTGCACAGGTTActaataaatgcacaaacactGTTTCTGTCCTATTTGTTGACTTCGGAAATGAGTCTGAAACCAGCGAAGGCTCTGTTAAGGCACTGCCTTGTGACTTGCTGGAAAATCCACCTCAAGCTTTTCTGTGTCAGTTAGAAGGATTTGATCTGTCATCCGGATCGTGGGACAGTGTATCTACTGATAACTTCTATGAGCTCATAGTGGATAAACCTCTGAAAGTAACTGTGCATTGCATTGCCAATACCCTGGACCCTAACAGCCCTCCATATTATGTTACAGTTGAGTCTCCGCAATGTCTTGTAAATGAGCTCATGGCAAAGTTTTTCAGTAATTCTGTACAACATAATCAGAACTCTGTGGAGGTGATAGAATCCCTTGAACAATCCACTGCATCAACATCTGTAGATCAGCCTGTTTCAGAGGATAAAACAAGTGTGAACCTTGCAACCTCAACAGAGGAAAATCACACAAGTGAACCTTATTGTGCTGAACAACATGGAGGTAATAAAATCAAACTGTTAGAAGCAAATGATGAATTGGATGATGTACCTGAAAACAAAGTGGATGATCAGTTTGGAGGAGATGTTATTGCTGCTACAACAAATTCTGATGACATTGCTAATGATCCTACAAGGACAAATTCAGTTTTAGAAATTCAAGAAGTCTGTCAGGAATCTGACAATGGAGTTCCTGTTGGATCAGCTGAGCCAATGCTGCTGCATACTGAGGAAAATGGAAAAGATATGGAAAATTCTGAAAAAG GCATCCCGATGATACCAAGCAGAAGTTCAGATTGGGTAGCTGGTTTAGAAAATCAGAAGTTACCCATG GTTTGCACTGAAGATTCATGTGACTCTGTAAAGTGCATCTCCAAATGA
- the LOC127498289 gene encoding tudor domain-containing 6 isoform X2, with protein MCSIPGLPEVGSNLTVHIARVSLNPHTIFVEFGGNLNHRQEAIELYQQLKDIEVLRKQQQTFEGKPGEVCLIYEDRAWYRARILSKSEHEYKMFLIDDGKLLWASSKVLTKGPRNLCSLPPKVELCILASVSPLCLESAWSQAASDFIRSLCGKNISGCVQDVIMPSRIILLDIPSISKQMYELGFARKMPHEDFKSLVMHSLHLPRNPSIQTDVATTDDQQEQASDPDKLHQYLYPELLPGTIEIVSVTQVVHPLKVFCKLHVFSQELKKLSDQLHEYYEDTFSAQMPVPLSDGSPCATKGSDGNWYRSVLQQNNISDVVKVFHVDYGIGDFVKLCNIRPLYARFFQLPVVTYACSLHGVIDKGIGWRTDQIDYLKSVVLNQILVGKFEHFSVNEGVYYVTLYGNDSVNVNNTFGHRERCLSVTERICGDPTLETLNKVTCKYSYDRNVSVHSLHSPDLTRCSNSLEDVTVVRPSKTKEIQPTEVGHSPNIGAAPPLQSGAYVDSPHKIEVGAKEKVRITCVQSVNQFYGHFAQNTDTVKKMTKDIQQLCRKQLQTKFSICPKMMCLAKYADGQWHRGQIESTHPKILVQFVDYGDLVILDKSDILPLPPKASAIASTPIQAVQFELFNVTLPEPCEINDWFRNYATDCMFTVIVKQNTLGKLSVEMYDEKTNLNLKIKEQWNKTKRNIGKGTDKNCTFKESSEAVESRGLRHNLSTASQAHEKTSKKVTKPVVQGTLEQNFQSVTSHATGHSRARPNFLKQQVTCRYPKLTDLPSRALDAGYVSDIYVSHCNSPSSFFVQLTSDEDEIFSLLDKLNSAQLSDAQVELNLLQSGDLVRAEYPADGAWYRAVVQNKRDGMVEVQFIDFGNEVTLLPLKVRQLGKQFLSTPRLSIHCKLEDGWRRGKRDWTQEEIMTFKKAAGENGEKKIQCKFIREDVSTWLVSLEHQGVVLGGPLFNDALKSGAQTESQMCCNEDTQPLTFKEPALTQGQIVEAYASSIDGPNYFWCQFKNSEELDKVSLLAQEIGNCSRTKPIQPDQLRQGGLCIACFSDQLWYRAQVINTHDKTVSVLFIDYGNESEIDLNFIKSLPTKLLESPPQAFLCQLEVLGSVDGTWSDTAANTFFELLVDEPLKVTIQKMVMSSDLPKRPQYSVLVECKGLIVNDFMKDSWCDPKPQVCSKVSVAAKTKPSAGMDNFVVTSSEYVQKDETESNQEVQRHDRCQLECVAAKTQDQSITNTMSTEEDGNRIVSDLSAQCLPQVGDLPPRVIEPGTVSEVYISHINSLTHFFVQLAEDENTLFSLSELLNSPQPSEKDEVNAFSVQQGSLVKAMFPEDDSWYRAVVKDTAENGNIQVEFIDFGNEATVSPFEIRLLDERLLSYPRFSIHCSCSVDDRFKTQGMKEQICIFKKIFGDTGENTLSCKFIKEDVITWEVKMTPSGSSSDSLSEKWDNLDLNALLADSKPVKETFQLLFKKPDVSLGQTVEAFASCIVGPNYFWCQFSNSEILDQITHVAQEYGNSSETEPILLDNLDPGSLCLARFSDDQMWYRAQVTNKCTNTVSVLFVDFGNESETSEGSVKALPCDLLENPPQAFLCQLEGFDLSSGSWDSVSTDNFYELIVDKPLKVTVHCIANTLDPNSPPYYVTVESPQCLVNELMAKFFSNSVQHNQNSVEVIESLEQSTASTSVDQPVSEDKTSVNLATSTEENHTSEPYCAEQHGGNKIKLLEANDELDDVPENKVDDQFGGDVIAATTNSDDIANDPTRTNSVLEIQEVCQESDNGVPVGSAEPMLLHTEENGKDMENSEKGLDQGVSNPAPGGPLSCRV; from the exons ATGTGTTCAATACCTGGTTTGCCAGAAGTTGGATCCAATTTGACTGTTCATATTGCAAGAGTCTCTTTAAACCCACACACTATCTTTGTGGAATTTGGAGGGAATTTAAATCATAGACAAGAGGCCATTGAATTATATCAACAACTAAAAGACATAGAAGTCCTTAGGAAACAGCAGCAAACTTTTGAAGGCAAACCTGGAGAAGTATGCTTAATATATGAAGATAGAGCTTGGTACAGAGCAAGGATACTTTCAAAATCTGAACATGAATACAAGATGTTCCTAATTGATGACGGTAAATTACTTTGGGCCTCAAGCAAAGTTTTGACAAAAGGTCCACGCAACCTTTGCAGTCTGCCTCCCAAAGTAGAGCTTTGTATACTGGCCAGTGTGTCACCTCTATGTCTTGAGAGTGCATGGTCTCAGGCCGCTTCAGATTTCATCAGATCTTTGTGTGGGAAAAACATCTCTGGGTGTGTTCAGGATGTGATAATGCCTTCAAGAATCATTCTCCTTGACATTCCAAGCATATCCAAACAAATGTATGAACTTGGATTTGCTAGAAAGATGCCTCATGAAGACTTTAAAAGCCTTGTAATGCATTCACTGCATTTGCCAAGAAATCCTTCCATACAGACAGATGTTGCAACTACAGATGATCAGCAGGAGCAAGCCAGTGACCCTGACAAGTTGCATCAATACTTGTATCCAGAGTTGTTGCCTGGAACAATTGAGATTGTAAGTGTAACACAAGTTGTTCATCCGTTGAAAGTCTTTTGCAAGCTGCATGTCTTTTCACAAGAGCTCAAGAAATTAAGTGATCAGCTCCATGAATACTATGAAGATACATTCTCTGCTCAGATGCCAGTGCCGCTGTCTGATGGGTCTCCATGTGCTACCAAAGGAAGTGATGGCAATTGGTATCGATCTGTACTTCAGCAGAACAACATCTCTGATGTTGTCAAGGTCTTTCATGTTGATTATGGAATTGGAGATTTCGTTAAACTCTGCAATATCAGACCCTTATATGCAAGGTTCTTCCAATTGCCAGTTGTCACCTATGCATGCTCTCTACATGGTGTCATTGACAAAGGGATTGGATGGAGGACCGATCAGATAGATTATCTGAAGTCTGTTGTACTCAATCAAATCCTTGTTGGAAAATTTGAGCATTTCAGTGTGAATGAGGGTGTTTATTATGTAACGCTTTATggaaatgacagtgtgaatgtgaACAACACATTTGGCCACAGAGAGCGGTGTTTGTCAGTGACTGAGAGGATTTGTGGTGATCCAACTCTTGAGACTCTAAACAAAGTGACATGCAAGTATTCGTATGACAGAAATGTGTCTGTACATTCTCTCCATTCACCTGATTTAACCAGGTGCTCCAATTCTCTTGAAGATGTCACTGTAGTCAGACCTTCCAAAACTAAAGAAATACAACCCACAGAGGTAGGGCACTCACCGAATATTGGTGCTGCTCCACCCCTTCAAAGTGGTGCATATGTTGATTCACCACACAAAATTGAAGTGGGTGCAAAGGAGAAGGTACGAATAAcctgtgtccaaagtgtcaacCAGTTCTATGGCCATTTTGCACAAAATACTGATACGGTTAAGAAAATGACCAAAGATATTCAACAACTGTGTCGCAAGCAACTACAAACAAAGTTTTCAATTTGCCCTAAGATGATGTGTCTTGCTAAATATGCAGATGGGCAGTGGCACAGAGGACAAATTGAATCCACGCATCCAAAAATACTTGTCCAATTTGTAGACTATGGTGACTTGGTGATTTTGGATAAATCTGATATTCTACCACTTCCTCCGAAGGCTAGTGCGATTGCATCCACTCCCATTCAGGCTGTTCAGTTTGAACTTTTCAATGTAACATTACCTGAGCCATGTGAGATTAATGACTGGTTCAGAAACTACGCTACAGACTGCATGTTCACTGTCATCGTGAAACAAAATACCTTGGGCAAACTATCAGTGGAGATGTATGATGAGAAAACAAACctcaacttaaaaattaaagAGCAGTGGAACAAGACCAAAAGAAACATCGGCAAAGGAACCGATAAGAATTGTACCTTTAAAGAGTCTTCAGAAGCAGTGGAGTCTAGAGGGTTAAGACATAATTTAAGCACTGCATCACAAGCACATGAGAAAACTTCTAAGAAAGTCACGAAACCAGTTGTTCAAGGCACATTGGAACAAAACTTCCAGTCTGTTACTAGTCACGCAACTGGACACAGTAGAGCTAGGCCAAATTTTTTAAAGCAACAAGTGACTTGTCGTTATCCAAAGCTCACCGATCTTCCCTCAAGAGCCTTGGATGCAGGATATGTTTCAGACATCTATGTTTCTCACTGCAATAGTCCATCAAGTTTCTTTGTACAATTGACAAGTGATGAAGATGAAATATTTTCCCTTCTCGACAAACTTAATTCTGCTCAGTTAAGTGATGCACAAGTTGAACTAAACTTGTTGCAGTCAGGTGACCTGGTGAGAGCTGAATATCCTGCTGATGGGGCCTGGTATCGTGCTGTTGTTCAAAACAAGAGAGATGGCATGGTTGAAGTGCAGTTTATTGATTTTGGGAATGAGGTGACACTTCTGCCCCTTAAAGTGCGGCAACTTGGCAAGCAGTTCCTTAGCACCCCCAGGCTCAGTATTCATTGCAAGCTTGAGGATGGTTGGAGAAGAGGAAAAAGAGATTGGACCCAGGAAGAGATAATGACATTCAAAAAGGCAGCAGGTGAAAATGGTGAGAAGAAAATTCAATGCAAGTTTATCAGAGAGGACGTATCTACTTGGCTTGTCAGTTTAGAACACCAGGGTGTTGTATTGGGAGGGCCTTTGTTTAATGATGCTCTCAAATCAGGTGCTCAGACTGAATCACAAATGTGCTGCAATGAAGATACCCAGCCGTTAACATTCAAGGAACCAGCTTTAACTCAAGGACAAATTGTAGAAGCATATGCTTCATCTATTGATGGACCAAATTACTTCTGGTGCCAGTTCAAAAACTCAGAGGAACTTGACAAAGTCTCCCTGCTTGCACAAGAAATTGGAAACTGTAGTCGAACAAAACCAATTCAGCCAGATCAGTTACGGCAAGGAGGACTGTGCATAGCATGCTTTTCTGACCAGCTGTGGTACCGTGCACAGGTTATCAATACACATGATAAAACAGTCTCTGTTCTTTTTATAGATTATGGAAATGAGTCTGAAATCGATCTGAACTTCATTAAGTCCCTGCCGACCAAGCTCCTGGAAAGCCCGCCACAAGCATTTCTTTGTCAGTTAGAAGTTTTGGGGTCCGTTGATGGCACTTGGAGTGACACTGCagctaatacattttttgagCTTCTAGTGGATGAACCTTTGAAAGTGACTATTCAGAAAATGGTAATGTCCTCTGACCTTCCAAAGCGTCCTCAGTACAGTGTCCTTGTTGAATGTAAAGGGCTAATTGTTAATGATTTTATGAAAGATTCCTGGTGTGACCCCAAACCTCAAGTCTGTAGCAAAGTAAGTGTGGCCGCTAAAACAAAACCCTCTGCAGGTATGGACAATTTTGTAGTAACAAGCTCTGAATACGTTCAGAAAGATGAAACTGAATCAAATCAAGAAGTTCAACGCCATGATAGATGTCAGTTAGAATGTGTTGCAGCCAAGACCCAAGACCAAAGCATTACGAACACAATGTCTACTGAAGAAGATGGAAACAGAATAGTTTCTGATCTATCAGCGCAGTGTTTACCTCAAGTTGGAGATCTTCCTCCTCGTGTGATAGAACCTGGTACAGTGTCTGAAGTGTATATTTCACACATCAACAGCCTGACACATTTTTTTGTGCAACTGGCAGAGGATGAGAATACATTATTCTCCCTCAGCGAGCTATTGAATTCCCCTCAGCCATCTGAGAAAGATGAAGTGAATGCATTCAGTGTTCAGCAGGGAAGTTTGGTGAAGGCCATGTTTCCTGAAGATGATTCCTGGTATCGTGCTGTTGTGAAGGACACTGCTGAAAATGGCAATATTCAGGTAGAGTTCATAGATTTTGGAAATGAGGCAACTGTATCTCCCTTTGAAATTCGCCTACTTGATGAGCGGCTACTGTCATACCCAAGGTTCAGCATTCACTGCAGCTGTAGTGTAGATGATCGATTCAAGACTCAGGGAATGAAGGAGCAGATATGTATCTTCAAAAAAATATTCGGTGATACTGGTGAGAACACTCTCTCTTGCAAATTTATCAAAGAAGATGTCATCACTTGGGAAGTTAAAATGACTCCCAGTGGCAGCTCATCAGATTCGTTGAGTGAGAAATGGGATAATTTAGACTTGAATGCATTACTGGCAGATTCCAAACCTGTGAAGGAGACATTCCAACTGCTCTTCAAGAAACCAGATGTGTCTTTAGGACAGACGGTAGAAGCTTTTGCATCGTGCATTGTTGGACCAAATTATTTCTGGTGCCAGTTTTCAAACTCTGAAATACTTGATCAAATCACCCACGTTGCCCAAGAATATGGAAACTCTAGTGAGACGGAGCCAATTCTGCTGGATAATTTGGATCCTGGAAGCCTGTGCTTGGCTCGTTTCTCAGATGATCAGATGTGGTATCGTGCACAGGTTActaataaatgcacaaacactGTTTCTGTCCTATTTGTTGACTTCGGAAATGAGTCTGAAACCAGCGAAGGCTCTGTTAAGGCACTGCCTTGTGACTTGCTGGAAAATCCACCTCAAGCTTTTCTGTGTCAGTTAGAAGGATTTGATCTGTCATCCGGATCGTGGGACAGTGTATCTACTGATAACTTCTATGAGCTCATAGTGGATAAACCTCTGAAAGTAACTGTGCATTGCATTGCCAATACCCTGGACCCTAACAGCCCTCCATATTATGTTACAGTTGAGTCTCCGCAATGTCTTGTAAATGAGCTCATGGCAAAGTTTTTCAGTAATTCTGTACAACATAATCAGAACTCTGTGGAGGTGATAGAATCCCTTGAACAATCCACTGCATCAACATCTGTAGATCAGCCTGTTTCAGAGGATAAAACAAGTGTGAACCTTGCAACCTCAACAGAGGAAAATCACACAAGTGAACCTTATTGTGCTGAACAACATGGAGGTAATAAAATCAAACTGTTAGAAGCAAATGATGAATTGGATGATGTACCTGAAAACAAAGTGGATGATCAGTTTGGAGGAGATGTTATTGCTGCTACAACAAATTCTGATGACATTGCTAATGATCCTACAAGGACAAATTCAGTTTTAGAAATTCAAGAAGTCTGTCAGGAATCTGACAATGGAGTTCCTGTTGGATCAGCTGAGCCAATGCTGCTGCATACTGAGGAAAATGGAAAAGATATGGAAAATTCTGAAAAAG gtcTAGATCAGGgtgtgtccaatcctgctcctggaggaccactgtcatgcagagtttag